Proteins co-encoded in one Arachis stenosperma cultivar V10309 chromosome 7, arast.V10309.gnm1.PFL2, whole genome shotgun sequence genomic window:
- the LOC130939342 gene encoding uncharacterized protein LOC130939342 translates to MSQDELQTFCLLEVERLLQSNGKSLRNYAGMPVPNNSLVSQFSNLMLVRELQYDTVSLSREHDADILKLNEEQRVVYDKIIDCVSNKKDGFFFVYGFGGTGKTFLYRVLSARLRSEKKIVINVASSGIASLLLPGGKTAHSMFNIPVDLTEDTVCRIKKDSPKAEVFRLADLIIWDEAPMTNKLAFEALDRTLRDIMVSVSDRNKDLPFGGKVVVLGGDFRQVLPVIPKGSRAEIVMASINSSIIWKYCEVLRLTTNMRLATGSEQSTAQELRSFSDWILQIGEGRCGAVVNDKLFVDIPSDLIIPVLENPVEDIVNTIYPNLVQNFCDPSFFQDRAILAPTVENVEEINNYIVDLLPGEEKSYLSADSICGSDAYSDVDVDWITVEFLNQIRCSGLPNHLLKLKIGVPIILLRNIDPAGGLCNGTRLVVRDLGTNVIGADIVSGSNVGDKVFITRMNMIPSDTVIPFKFQRRQFPVSLSFAMTINKSQGQTLSTVGLFLRRPVFSHGQLYVAVSRVRNRNGLKILLCDEGLVDAAKTENVVFKEVFDKI, encoded by the coding sequence ATGAGTCAAGACGAGTTACAGACATTTTGTTTGTTGGAAGTTGAGAGACTATTGCAGAGTAATGGAAAATCATTGAGAAATTATGCTGGCATGCCCGTTCCTAATAACTCTTTAGTCTCTCAATTTAGCAATTTGATGCTGGTGCGTGAGTTGCAGTATGATACTGTTTCTTTGTCTCGTGAGCATGATGCAGATATCTTAAAGTTAAATGAAGAACAGAGGGTGGTCTACGATAAAATTATTGACTGTGTTTCGAATAAGAAGGATGGGTTCTTTTTTGTGTACGGGTTTGGTGGCACTGGAAAAACTTTTTTATACAGAGTTTTGTCAGCTAGATTGCGATCTGAGAAAAAGATTGTTATCAATGTTGCTTCTAGTGGTATTGCTTCTCTGTTGTTACCTGGTGGTAAGACGGCTCATTCTATGTTCAATATTCCTGTTGATCTGACTGAAGATACTGTTTGCCGGATTAAGAAAGATAGTCCAAAAGCTGAGGTATTTCGCTTGGCCGATTTGATTATTTGGGATGAGGCACCGATGACTAACAAATTAGCATTTGAAGCGCTCGACAGGACGTTGCGTGATATAATGGTTTCAGTCTCTGATAGGAATAAAGATTTACCTTTTGGTGGCAAGGTGGTTGTTCTGGGTGGTGATTTCAGGCAGGTGTTGCCAGTTATTCCAAAAGGTTCGCGTGCTGAGATTGTCATGGCTTCCATAAATTCTTCTATCATTTGGAAATACTGCGAAGTTTTGCGATTGACAACAAATATGAGGTTAGCAACCGGATCGGAACAATCAACTGCTCAGGAGTTAAGGTCGTTTTCAGATTGGATACTTCAAATCGGTGAAGGTCGATGTGGAGCAGTGGTTAATGATAAACTTTTTGTTGATATTCCTTCTGATCTAATCATTCCTGTCTTGGAAAATCCAGTGGAAGATATTGTAAATACAATCTATCCAAATTTGGTTCAGAATTTTTGTGATCCAAGTTTTTTCCAAGATAGGGCAATACTTGCTCCGACTGTCGAAAATGTTGAAGAGATAAACAATTATATAGTTGACCTGTTGCCCGGTGAGGAGAAAAGTTACCTCAGTGCTGATTCGATATGTGGTAGCGATGCTTATTCTGATGTTGATGTTGATTGGATAACTGTTGAATTCTTGAATCAGATTAGGTGTTCTGGTCTACCTAATCATTTGTTGAAGTTGAAAATAGGCGTGCCTATTATTTTGTTGAGGAATATTGATCCGGCTGGGGGTTTGTGTAATGGGACTCGACTTGTCGTGCGAGATCTAGGGACAAATGTGATTGGTGCCGATATTGTTTCTGGTAGCAATGTTGGGGATAAAGTTTTTATCACTAGAATGAATATGATTCCTAGTGATACGGTTATACCGTTTAAATTCcaacgtcgtcaatttccggtTTCTTTGTCGTTTGCAATGACAATCAACAAAAGTCAGGGTCAGACATTATCAACAGTCGGTTTGTTCTTGCGTCGTCCTGTGTTTTCTCACGGTCAGCTTTATGTAGCTGTTTCCCGAGTTAGGAATAGAAATGGTCTTAAGATTTTACTTTGTGATGAGGGATTAGTTGATGCTGCGAAGACTGAAAACGTTGTATTTAAGGAAGTTTTTGATAAGATATAa
- the LOC130939343 gene encoding uncharacterized protein LOC130939343, with the protein MDDIDQSEIYDPSINSFSQVGSVIDHPLFLQSEIQGCLDVGDPNYECSICGACFWLLERVERESTVNRPVFTVCCSKGKIQLPYLQKPPDLLYDLINGHDRKSLYFQKNIRSYNSMFAFTSLGGKVMDSVNDGRGPPQFIISGQNYHRIGSLLPVAGEKPKFAQLYVYDTQHEIMHRQRIFGQTSEIDKELITELLQMIDTHNVIAQSFRRVRELYECHPSEIFSLKLYSQRNVDRRMYSAPSCDEVAALIVGDFDSSDHGRDIIVRSTGGRLQRIYETHALYWPLQYPLLFPYGEDGYQPNIGYRGQQLGYVPGRRTRVSLREFICFRLQIREHEDGIIHKSRRLFQQFVVDCFTMIESQRLYEIRMKQSTIRGEVLQGIEEAMRRGDDEASSIGTRIILPSSFTGGRRYMFNRCQDAMAICKHFGYPDLFLTITCNPNWPEFQRFTERERIPIADRPDISCRVFHAKLKCLLNDLKEGVFFGPLNAGMYTIEFQKRGLPHAHMLLWLNAESNLQSVEIVDEFICAELPNPQKFPSLYNVVTKYMIHGPCGPLRPSSPCMKDGKCSKFYPKKFVDQTSFDEDGYPIYRRRNMGVTVKINDVDIDNRFVVPYNPLLLMKYQAHINLEFCNKSNVIKYLFKYVNKGPDRVTATVGERYDVGQSSQVVDEIKQYYDCRYLSPSESMWRIFAYDIHQRWPSVQRLTFHLPNQQHVVFDDADITTHVYLRNKDLLTMFTGWMMANRRFSEGRSLTYVEYPGKFVYCLRSREWKPRQRGFSIGRLSFAHPSSGELFYMRMLLNVQRGCTSFRSIRTVNGVTYDTFQEACSAMGFLIDDNEYVSAIKEVAELASAAQLRRLFVMLLLSGSMGRPLLVWEQTWTYLSDDILYRRRHELRYPGKIFVCCEFITR; encoded by the exons atgGATGATATAGACCAATCAGAAATATATGATCCTTCGATAAATTCATTCAGTCAAGTTGGTTCTGTTATTGATCATCCTCTGTTCTTGCAAAGTGAGATACAAG GTTGCCTTGATGTTGGTGACCCTAACTATGAATGTTCAATTTGTGGCGCGTGTTTCTGGTTATTAGAACGTGTTGAAAGAGAGTCTACAGTTAATCGTCCTGTTTTTACTGTTTGTTGCTCAAAGGGAAAAATCCAGTTACCTTATCTTCAAAAGCCCCCAGATCTGTTATATGATTTGATCAATGGACATGATAGGAAGAGTTTGTATTTCCAAAAAAATATTCGATCTTATAACAGTATGTTTGCCTTCACGTCTCTTGGCGGTAAGGTAATGGATTCTGTGAATGATGGGAGGGGTCCACCACAGTTTATAATAAGTGGTCAAAATTATCATCGGATTGGAAGTTTGCTCCCAGTTGCTGGTGAGAAGCCCAAATTTGCACAGTTATACGTATACGACACTCAACATGAGATAATGCATAGGCAGCGAATTTTTGG gCAAACATCTGAGATAGATAAAGAGTTGATAACTGAGTTGTTGCAAATGATCGATACTCATAATGTCATAGCACAGTCTTTTCGAAGAGTTAGAGAATTATATGAGTGTCATCCATCTGAGATTTTCTCATTGAAGTTGTATTCGCAACGGAACGTTGATCGAAGAATGTACAGTGCTCCCTCTTGCGATGAAGTTGCTGCTTTGATTGTTGGAGATTTTGATTCGTCGGACCATGGTCGTGACATTATTGTTCGATCTACTGGTGGTCGGTTGCAACGTATATATGAAACTCATGCTCTGTATTGGCCCTTACAGTATCCTCTGTTGTTTCCGTATGGCGAGGATGGTTATCAGCCTAACATTGGTTATCGTGGTCAACAGCTCGGATATGTTCCTGGAAGGAGAACAAGAGTTTCCCTCAGGGAATTCATATGTTTTCGTCTCCAGATTAGGGAGCACGAAGATGGAATTATTCACAAGTCTAGGCGGTTGTTTCAACAATTTGTTGTTGATTGTTTCACGATGATTGAGTCGCAGAGGTTGTATGAGATTAGAATGAAGCAAAGTACAATTAGAGGAGAAGTCCTTCAAGGAATAGAGGAGGCTATGCGTCGTGGCGATGATGAGGCTTCTTCAATTGGGACACGAATCATTTTGCCTTCCTCATTCACTGGTGGTAGACGTTACATGTTTAACCGTTGTCAGGATGCCATGGCGATTTGCAAACATTTTGGGTATCCAGATTTGTTCCTCACTATTACGTGTAATCCAAATTGGCCTGAGTTTCAGCGGTTCACGGAGCGGGAGCGAATTCCGATTGCTGATCGTCCTGATATCTCTTGTCGTGTCTTTCATGCCAAGTTGAAGTGCCTCCTTAATGATCTCAAGGAAGGTGTGTTTTTTGGTCCACTTAATGCAG gTATGTATACTATTGAGTTTCAAAAAAGGGGTCTACCGCATGCACACATGCTACTGTGGCTTAATGCGGAAAGCAACTTACAAAGTGTTGAAATTGTTGATGAATTCATCTGTGCCGAGCTACCCAATCCCCAGAAATTTCCATCTCTTTATAATGTTGTCACCAAGTACATGATCCATGGTCCCTGTGGTCCACTTAGACCGAGTTCTCCTTGCATGAAAGATGGTAAGTGCTCAAAATTTTATCCGAAAAAATTTGTTGACCAAACGAGCTTTGATGAAGATGGCTATCCAATATATAGACGTCGTAATATGGGTGTCACAGTGAAGATCAATGATGTCGATATCGACAATAGATTTGTTGTGCCCTATAATCCACTGTTGTTAATGAAATACCAAGCTCACATAAATCTCGAGTTCTGTAACAAGTCAAACGTTATCAAGTATCTATTTAAATATGTTAACAAGGGTCCAGATCGGGTGACCGCAACTGTTGGAGAGAGATATGATGTTGGTCAATCTTCTCAAGTGGTTGATGAGATCAAACAGTATTATGATTGTCGTTATTTGTCACCGTCTGAATCCATGTGGAGAATTTTTGCTTATGATATTCATCAAAGATGGCCGTCGGTACAGAGGTTGACTTTTCACTTGCCCAACCAGCAACATGTTGTATTCGATGATGCTGACATCACTACTCATGTTTATTTGCGCAATAAAGATTTGTTGACGATGTTTACGGGTTGGATGATGGCCAACAGGCGGTTCTCGGAGGGGCGGTCTCTAACATATGTTGAATATCCAGGCAAATTTGTCTATTGTTTGAGGAGTAGGGAGTGGAAGCCAAGACAAAGGGGATTTTCAATTGGAAGATTGAGTTTTGCTCATCCTTCATCTGGTGAACTTTTCTACATGCGGATGCTTTTGAATGTCCAGAGAGGTTGTACTAGCTTTCGAAGTATAAGAACCGTGAATGGTGTTACATATGATACATTTCAAGAGGCATGTTCCGCTATGGGATTCTTGATAGATGATAATGAGTATGTTTCTGCTATTAAAGAAGTCGCTGAGTTAGCGTCGGCTGCGCAGCTAAGGAGGCTTTTTGTGATGTTGCTGTTATCTGGTTCCATGGGAAGACCTCTGTTAGTTTGGGAGCAAACTTGGACTTATTTGTCTGATGATATTCTTTACCGTAGAAGACACGAGCTGCGATATCCTGGTAAGATTTTTGTTTGTTGTGAATTTATTACAAGATAG